One genomic region from Thunnus maccoyii chromosome 16, fThuMac1.1, whole genome shotgun sequence encodes:
- the LOC121881318 gene encoding complement C1q tumor necrosis factor-related protein 3-like produces MTNIGNAYNVYSGFFSAPVNGVYFFRFNAMDDRKSHHMGVALHKNDQRVLLDYAWNHWDDHEHVSNGVILELSQGDVVHMRLPAGYRVTDWDTRHFNIFSGFLLFPM; encoded by the exons ATGACTAACATCGGCAATGCTTACAACGTCTACTCAG GTTTCTTCAGCGCCCCTGTCAATGGCGTCTACTTCTTCAGATTCAATGCCATGGATGACCGGAAAAGCCACCACATGGGTGTAGCATTGCACAAGAATGACCAAAGAGTTCTTCTGGACTATGCCTGGAATCACTGGGATGACCATGAGCATGTGTCCAATGGAGTAATCCTGGAGCTGTCTCAGGGTGATGTGGTGCACATGCGTCTTCCTGCGGGGTACCGAGTCACTGATTGGGACACACGGCACTTCAACATTTTTAGTGGTTTCCTCCTTTTTCCCATGTGA
- the LOC121881113 gene encoding uncharacterized protein LOC121881113 isoform X2: MGISAYWVQHTSLEKPSKALLREIVQKGSLQNRLTTPGIVWGRDHEREAIETYKYAPGLTNTRTAKTSIAISNEVYTAHKSFSILRAGFRVCKNKPYIGVSCDAYISCDCCEQGVVETKCPLKWVIFHLITDKTLSYFVTEGQPQLLHPGAAADATETISHFWPRHIYPQLAGTSVPETELELQETEVESTHNT; encoded by the exons ATGGGCATATCCGCGTACTGGGTACAACACACGTCTCTTGAGAAGCCATCAAAAGCACTGCTGAGAGAGATTGTGCAGAAAGGGTCTCTGCAAAACCGGCTGACAACTCCAGGCATTGTTTGGGGTAGGGATCATGAAAGGGAGGCCATCGAAACTTATAAGTATGCCCCAGGCCtaacaaacacacgcacagcaAAAACTTCAATCGCCATATCAAATGAGGTATATACAGCCCACAAGAGCTTCAGTATTCTAAGGGCAGGCTTCCGAGTGTGCAAAAACAAGCCCTACATTGGTGTAAGCTGTGATGCATACATATCTTGTGATTGCTGTGAGCAAGGAGTGGTTGAGACAAAGTGTCCCTTGAAGTGGGTGATATTTCACTTGATCACAGACAAGACCCTCAGTTACTTTGTGACTGAGGGTCAACCACAGCTTCTACACCCAG GTGCAGCTGCAGAT GCAACGGAAACCATCAGCCATTTCTGGCCCAGGCACATCTACCCTCAGCTGGCGGGAACCTCAGTCCCAGAAACAGAGCTGGAGCTTCAG GAGACTGAGGTGGAGTccacacataacacataa
- the LOC121881113 gene encoding uncharacterized protein LOC121881113 isoform X1, producing MGISAYWVQHTSLEKPSKALLREIVQKGSLQNRLTTPGIVWGRDHEREAIETYKYAPGLTNTRTAKTSIAISNEVYTAHKSFSILRAGFRVCKNKPYIGVSCDAYISCDCCEQGVVETKCPLKWVIFHLITDKTLSYFVTEGQPQLLHPGAAADATETISHFWPRHIYPQLAGTSVPETELELQETEMESTVSAGWRAVQ from the exons ATGGGCATATCCGCGTACTGGGTACAACACACGTCTCTTGAGAAGCCATCAAAAGCACTGCTGAGAGAGATTGTGCAGAAAGGGTCTCTGCAAAACCGGCTGACAACTCCAGGCATTGTTTGGGGTAGGGATCATGAAAGGGAGGCCATCGAAACTTATAAGTATGCCCCAGGCCtaacaaacacacgcacagcaAAAACTTCAATCGCCATATCAAATGAGGTATATACAGCCCACAAGAGCTTCAGTATTCTAAGGGCAGGCTTCCGAGTGTGCAAAAACAAGCCCTACATTGGTGTAAGCTGTGATGCATACATATCTTGTGATTGCTGTGAGCAAGGAGTGGTTGAGACAAAGTGTCCCTTGAAGTGGGTGATATTTCACTTGATCACAGACAAGACCCTCAGTTACTTTGTGACTGAGGGTCAACCACAGCTTCTACACCCAG GTGCAGCTGCAGAT GCAACGGAAACCATCAGCCATTTCTGGCCCAGGCACATCTACCCTCAGCTGGCGGGAACCTCAGTCCCAGAAACAGAGCTGGAGCTTCAG GAGACTGAGATGGAGTCCACAGTCAGTGCAGGGTGGAGAGCAGTGCAGTAA